The genomic interval acaaaaattttttaaaaggggTAAATTTTGAATGCAAATTAATTTCAAGaggtatttatttgtttgtgtaaatatttttttggattaagTAAGTAGTAAAAATCAGCTGACCatgttttttctattttttcaggAACTGAACCAACAACCACATCAGATGAGCAGACTGATAGCACTGGTAAGACAGGCGAAAATGAAACTACTGGAGGTAGGTTTTCTATAATGAAGTTGCTGTATGTTAAATTATCAATTTCAGTTAAAATTTGAGTATGCTTGATTTTTGATTGttgacaatttatttttgaagcttaaacaacattaaataaagtaacCATTTATTGATTGATATACTCATGATTTAGAATtggtttactttataaaaacataacaacaagAACATATAGTGTTTTTTATctgttataactttataacCCAATATTGCAGAAAAATCGGAAGAAAAGCCTTTGGTGCCAGAGTTTGTTCCTGAACCTCCGCGTACATTAAAGAAGAAGAGACGTTCATACAAGGTagaaaaaacattgttattaCAAACATGACAAATTAAGTTAATCGAATTAATGCATTAAGCTCATGCAAAGAGGGTTAGGGCGCAATTTTTGCTCTTACTCTTTCttgtaaacttttaattttaaactgcagaaacattttcaaaaatatttcgttGCCCACCTAAATAAACCCATAAGtaatacaatgttttattaaatacatcATTTAAATAGAACCATGTTGGCCGAGTTTCAACTAAAATAAACccaactaaaaaattaaaaacaaagcgTTTTGTTGcttactaaaatataaaacatgcctactaaatatataaaaatacaatgttttattaaaagtatgATTTAAACAGAAGCATGTTGGTCGACTTCCGTCCCCGAAAGTATCGGAGATGGTGACACCACTTGATAAAGATGATCAACTTCCACCTGCACAGGATAAACCTGTTAATGGTAACTAGATCGtaaaatttattcatatatttatatttttccctatttgtttgaatgaatgattcATGCTGATGGGTGAAGAAGTTGAAAATTTACACTAAAAACTCTAGGCATTGCaaacgaaaaaaattgacTATAGACGTATAGAGAAATGTTATTTTCCTAATGTTTTtcaaaagtatattttttttaattctcaGCACATCTGTCTCCATCCCAAAAATCCCTTCTCAAAGTACAAGCGGGCCGTCCTCCTGGGAACAGAGAAGTAACTTTTGACGAGAGAGGAAATGTTGTTGGTGTCATGCGACTCAACACACGAACTTTACCAACTCATAGGGTTTGTTTATACTGCAGTTATAACttttatacacaaaaatatcaaatttattGTGTCGTTCAATCGGTATATAGgctgtttgattttgtctttagtttttaaatattttgtattcaGTTGTTATTTCCAaatgtatgttaaaaaaaggttttattccTTATTGCCTACTCACTGTGAAggattatttataaatttatgtcACCGTTTTATCAATATGTGGCCGTGGTATCAGCAATAAGAAAACTCGGTTCATGGCAATGGGTTATGACACCAGCATATTGGAGCAAAGTAATTTTACCAAATTGTATGTTATTTGTAGGTGCGAGTACAATACAGCATCATAGATCCAGAAGCTGAAGCAAATGCACAACGCTTGGCTGCAATGCGGACGGGCAAGATAAGGAAATTTAGAAAACCAAACTGGAAAGTGGAAGAGTCCTCCGAAACTACAAAGTGGGTAACAGTTTACTATTACAAATGATAAAGCAAAGGGTATCAAACACCTTAAACTACCGGAATTTTATATTAGCGTTTTGTTGCCAGTGTGTTTACGAAAGTGATTTATTTCTGTGTATTTTCTATATAGAGACTCAGTAGTAGTACCTCCTGCAAATGCACGAAGATTAAGCATGCCGTCAGCTGCAACTTACAGAACTCGAGATATTGCCATGAGTGTTCATCACCTACCACCaggttatttgtttgttaatttCTTATTAAACATACCTCCTAGGCATGAGTTGGATAGAACAGTATGATCTAATATTATGAAGTCTTGCTGTATGACAGATGAAGCTTTAGTGTCAATAGGCTTTTTGTCAATAAAGAATATTAGTAAAATGATACATttatacacaatttttttttaggtttattcatttattcatacattcaGGTTCAAAAGGATATTCTCGAAGCGGTGGGGTTGCGAGCTCAGTTGTTAGAGAGCGACAAATTAAAGGCGCTCGTATTGACCCAATACCCCCATCTCTCATTGATACAATCGATGCATCACCGGGTGTTATTATTAGGGAAGGTGGACAAATGAAAACTGGTCCCACTGAGCAATTTACATCTGGAATCTCAAAAATTCCAAACATTGATTCTGAAGCAACCGTTCAGTTAGTGGGAAAACATCAAATTTCGATCAGAAGGCCCACTATTAACCCAAAAGACCTTATGCATGATAATTTTGCTGTTCAGTCACCACACGCTTTGCCACATATTAGATCAAAGCAGGCCACCAGTTCCTGAGTCAAtgggaaaatgaaaaattgttttgtttataactgatttaccatgtatttatAGTATGCTACTACACAATAATATGATACATTTCCACGGTATTGTTACAAATTTGTGTTATGTTTGTTGGTTATGtgtagtaaaatataaacagttcATGACAAAGCTTCAgaggtaaatatttaaataaaaaacaaagccCTAATCCATGTCTACGtagttgtaaaaaaacagtttgttgTTGCCAATACAGTTTAAGGTTTTGATAGACAACTAaggtattaattttttgtataggGAGACCAAAATCAtgactttttatttaagaTTTTGATAACTTtctaataataaagtttactttCTATTACTCGGGAGTTTTAAAAGCCCAGGTTGTAtctgttttaaagtttgtttacaattttgcATTTGATCGTTTTCTGTGAAATGTTGTTATCTTTTATCGTGGATTTCAAAAGAACAataagaacaaataaaaaaattaacgaTGAATATATTAAGGAACGCGCCGCTAAATCAGGTAAGAATGTACGCTATTATTGTAATTGTGTGTCTAGATACCGTTTGCTTTCACTATCATAGACATAGAGTGCTTTTATTACatgtatgttgttttgtttgtatacgtaaagtgttttaatttatttgcttaAATTTGCGATCGTTTTTTGTGTAACTGTATAAGTTTGATAACTTGTCTCTAATGTGCTGGTCTTTATTGCTTAGAGATATacaaaaagttgatttttatcCAGTTTAACAGTCAGCTTTAATTCCCAGTATTTTCtgattacaattttattttgtccaACAGGCTCATTTTCATGAAAGAAAAGCTGAGCGATGTTTATCTGAAGGAAGATGGGATGATGCAATTGAATTTTACCAAACAGCTTGTGATTTTATCACTAAAGCAATGGAGAAAATAAACTCTCAACAGGTAAGTTCAAATTCAGTCATCACATATTTTGTGATCATGTAGATCATAGGTGCCTTAGAAATCGAGTCATGGTAcctgtaagttttaaaaataaatgtttatgcCGGCGAAAGTCTGATCGTTTGTCACATTATTAGCTATTATTTAGGAAATAGACTAGAATAATCATTTCTCCATCACCACtgtatagtgtttattttaagacatATTTGTAagatattaaattgtttatgcatttatacttGGTACTCAtgggtatttttattttaaagggtAAATACGCATGCCTTGCATACCCATATTAGGTGCCTATATGGCGCAGATATTTAACTACATTTTTTCTCAAGGGTCTTCAATCCCTCCAGCTTCAACAGGACTTTTACTCTCGGCAGAGTCGtgttattgaaataaaaagaaatgaaCAACGTAATTATTCATTTATGATTTCATGCCTTGATGTTTTTGTGGGACATTTTAAAATCCACCCTTTTTTCATATGAGTATGCTTTATATAtacaacgtttttttacatGCCAAATACAGACTCtttatttgcaaaattttttgttgtttgttgtaatggtctattattacattatatttgaTTTGACCCAATATTAAATTGCAGGAtaagattaaaata from Ciona intestinalis chromosome 2, KH, whole genome shotgun sequence carries:
- the LOC100177758 gene encoding uncharacterized protein C2orf81 homolog; translated protein: MSRQNASKSRAEKGASRGGGGAQSVQAPTITNDVVPGRLSDGDWSRLMYDEEDTSFVGSIVDDIVELTLAECHKRFTWKQVLPFTVYQAKDALLQIVQWRFLSRDLGEENVGNDPGWTEDSEPEPAVIDSWAQGSVPVVVRPQSSSLPSVSMISEEPAFLQGTEPTTTSDEQTDSTGKTGENETTGEKSEEKPLVPEFVPEPPRTLKKKRRSYKKHVGRLPSPKVSEMVTPLDKDDQLPPAQDKPVNAHLSPSQKSLLKVQAGRPPGNREVTFDERGNVVGVMRLNTRTLPTHRVRVQYSIIDPEAEANAQRLAAMRTGKIRKFRKPNWKVEESSETTKDSVVVPPANARRLSMPSAATYRTRDIAMSVHHLPPGSKGYSRSGGVASSVVRERQIKGARIDPIPPSLIDTIDASPGVIIREGGQMKTGPTEQFTSGISKIPNIDSEATVQLVGKHQISIRRPTINPKDLMHDNFAVQSPHALPHIRSKQATSS